In Blautia sp. SC05B48, a single genomic region encodes these proteins:
- the adhE gene encoding bifunctional acetaldehyde-CoA/alcohol dehydrogenase, which produces MAKKETIPTIIDTPEALTAKMAAMKEAQKIFATYTQEQVDKIFKAAATAADKMRIPLAKMAVEETGMGIMEDKVIKNHYAAEYVYNAYKNTQTCGVVEEDKAYGLKKILEPVGLIAAVIPTTNPTSTAIYKSLISLKTRNAIIISPHPRAKKSTIEAAKVVLEAAVAAGAPEGIIGWIDIPSLDLTNMVMQNADIILATGGPGMVKAAYSSGKPAVGVGPGNTPAIIDDSADIRLAVNSIIHSKTFDNGMICASEQSVTVLESIYKEVKEEFLYRGCYFLKKDEIEKVRKTILINGALNAKIVGQKAATIAEMAGVTVPAETKILIGEVESVDISEEFAHEKLSPVLAMYKAKNFDDAVAKAAQLVADGGYGHTSSLYINVNETEKMDKFEATMKTCRILINTPSSQGGIGDLYNFKLAPSLTLGCGSWGGNSVSENVGVKHLLNTKTVAERRENMLWMRTPEKVYFKKGCMPVALDELGTVMGKKRCFIVTDSFLYKNGYTKPIEDKLDQMGIVHTCFSDVAPDPSLASAKAGAKAMTAFEPDCIIALGGGSAMDAGKVMWMLYENPDADFSDMSMDFLDIRKRVYTFPKMGKKAYFVAIPTSSGTGSEVTPFAIITDQDTGVKWPLADYELLPDMAIVDTNNMMSAPKGLTRASGIDVMTHAIEAYVSMMASDYTDGLALKAIKLVFEYLPRAYKDGNDVEARDHMANASCMAGLAFANAFLGVNHSLAHKLGAFHHLPHGIANAVVLLDVMRYNSAEVPTKMGTFPQYQYPKTLARYAEIGRSVGLTGKNDAEVFEKLLAKLDELMRTIEILPTIRDYGVDEKHFLETLDEMSEQAFNDQCTGANPRYPLVSELKDIYLKAYYGEMPNKEKKKAK; this is translated from the coding sequence ATGGCAAAGAAAGAAACTATCCCTACCATCATCGACACTCCAGAAGCCCTGACCGCGAAAATGGCTGCAATGAAAGAGGCACAGAAGATCTTTGCTACCTACACACAGGAGCAGGTCGACAAGATCTTTAAGGCAGCTGCTACTGCTGCTGACAAGATGCGTATCCCACTTGCCAAAATGGCTGTTGAGGAAACAGGCATGGGTATCATGGAAGACAAGGTTATCAAGAACCATTACGCAGCAGAGTATGTTTACAATGCATATAAGAACACTCAGACATGTGGTGTTGTAGAAGAAGACAAGGCATACGGACTTAAGAAGATCCTGGAACCTGTAGGACTGATCGCAGCAGTTATCCCTACAACCAACCCGACCTCCACAGCAATCTATAAATCTCTTATTTCCCTGAAAACCCGTAATGCGATCATCATCAGCCCGCATCCGCGTGCTAAGAAATCCACTATTGAAGCTGCAAAAGTTGTTCTGGAAGCAGCTGTTGCCGCAGGTGCGCCGGAAGGAATCATCGGATGGATCGATATCCCAAGCCTTGACCTTACCAACATGGTAATGCAGAACGCAGATATCATCCTTGCCACCGGTGGTCCCGGAATGGTCAAAGCAGCTTACTCCTCCGGTAAACCGGCTGTTGGTGTAGGACCCGGAAATACACCTGCCATTATTGATGACAGCGCAGATATCCGTCTTGCAGTTAACTCCATCATCCACTCCAAGACCTTTGACAATGGTATGATCTGTGCTTCCGAGCAGTCCGTAACTGTTCTGGAGAGCATTTATAAAGAAGTGAAGGAAGAGTTCCTTTACAGAGGATGCTACTTCCTTAAAAAAGACGAGATCGAGAAAGTCAGAAAGACCATCCTTATCAACGGTGCACTGAATGCCAAGATCGTAGGACAGAAGGCTGCTACTATCGCTGAAATGGCAGGCGTTACTGTACCGGCTGAGACCAAGATCCTGATCGGTGAGGTTGAGTCCGTTGATATCAGCGAAGAATTCGCACACGAGAAGCTTTCCCCTGTACTTGCCATGTACAAGGCCAAGAATTTTGACGATGCTGTTGCAAAGGCTGCGCAGCTCGTTGCAGACGGCGGCTATGGTCATACCTCTTCCCTCTACATCAACGTAAATGAAACAGAGAAGATGGATAAATTCGAAGCAACTATGAAAACCTGCCGTATCCTTATCAATACCCCTTCTTCCCAGGGTGGTATCGGTGACCTTTACAACTTCAAGCTTGCTCCATCCCTTACTCTTGGCTGCGGTTCCTGGGGCGGTAACTCCGTATCCGAGAACGTTGGTGTCAAACACCTTCTCAATACCAAGACTGTTGCTGAAAGGAGAGAGAATATGCTCTGGATGAGAACCCCGGAAAAGGTTTACTTTAAGAAGGGCTGTATGCCGGTTGCTCTTGATGAGCTCGGTACTGTTATGGGCAAGAAACGCTGCTTCATCGTAACAGACTCCTTCCTCTACAAGAATGGCTACACCAAACCGATCGAAGATAAACTGGATCAGATGGGCATCGTTCATACATGCTTCTCTGATGTAGCTCCTGACCCGTCTCTCGCTTCCGCCAAAGCCGGTGCCAAGGCTATGACAGCCTTTGAGCCAGACTGCATCATCGCTCTTGGCGGCGGTTCCGCAATGGATGCCGGCAAGGTTATGTGGATGCTTTATGAGAATCCGGACGCTGACTTCTCCGATATGTCCATGGACTTCCTGGATATCCGTAAGAGAGTTTATACCTTCCCGAAGATGGGTAAAAAAGCTTACTTCGTAGCGATCCCGACCTCTTCCGGTACAGGCTCCGAGGTTACTCCTTTCGCCATCATCACAGATCAGGATACCGGCGTTAAATGGCCACTGGCTGATTACGAGCTTCTCCCGGATATGGCGATCGTAGATACCAATAACATGATGAGCGCACCGAAGGGACTTACCCGTGCTTCCGGTATCGATGTTATGACACATGCCATTGAGGCTTATGTTTCCATGATGGCTTCCGATTACACCGATGGTCTTGCACTGAAAGCGATCAAGCTTGTATTTGAGTATCTGCCGCGTGCATATAAAGATGGCAATGACGTAGAGGCCAGAGATCACATGGCTAACGCTTCCTGCATGGCAGGTCTTGCATTCGCCAATGCATTCCTCGGCGTTAACCACTCTCTCGCTCACAAGCTCGGTGCTTTCCACCACCTGCCACACGGTATCGCAAACGCAGTTGTTCTTCTGGATGTTATGCGTTACAACAGTGCTGAGGTTCCGACTAAGATGGGTACTTTCCCACAGTATCAGTATCCGAAGACACTTGCACGCTACGCTGAGATCGGACGTTCTGTAGGTCTTACAGGCAAGAACGATGCAGAAGTATTCGAAAAACTTCTTGCTAAACTGGATGAGCTTATGAGAACTATCGAGATCCTGCCGACGATCCGTGATTACGGCGTAGATGAGAAACATTTCCTGGAAACTCTGGATGAGATGTCCGAGCAGGCCTTCAATGACCAGTGTACCGGTGCCAACCCGAGATATCCGCTTGTATCCGAGCTGAAAGATATCTATCTGAAAGCTTACTACGGAGAAATGCCAAATAAAGAAAAGAAAAAAGCCAAATAA
- a CDS encoding pyridoxal phosphate-dependent aminotransferase, producing the protein MISEKMKPYVKNNSAIRMMFEEGNRLRAKYGADKVFDFSLGNPSVPAPDSVREAIIELVNTTDPTILHGYMSNAGFEDVRQTIAESLNRRFDTKFSAKNLIMTVGAASGLNVILKTILNPGEEVIVFAPYFLEYGAYVRNYDGVLVEISPDTTTFQPNLAEFEQKITPKTRAVIVNTPHNPTGVVYSEETIKKLSAILEAKQKEFGSVIYLISDEPYRELAYDGVEVPYLTKYYNNTVVGYSYSKSLSLPGERIGYLVIPDEADGSEELISAATIANRTLGCVNAPSLIQKVVAKCVDAKTDLVAYDKNRQALYNGLKECGFECIKPQGAFYLFVKSPVEDEKAFCEAGKKYNILMVPGSSFACPGYVRLAYCVSYETIVNSLPEFKKLAAEYGLK; encoded by the coding sequence ATGATATCAGAAAAAATGAAACCCTACGTAAAAAATAATTCCGCCATCCGTATGATGTTTGAGGAAGGAAACCGCCTCCGTGCGAAATACGGCGCAGACAAGGTTTTTGATTTCAGTCTCGGAAATCCAAGTGTACCGGCACCGGACAGCGTCCGCGAAGCAATTATCGAGCTTGTAAACACTACGGATCCGACTATTCTTCACGGCTATATGAGCAATGCAGGTTTTGAGGATGTACGCCAGACCATCGCAGAATCCCTCAACAGACGTTTCGATACAAAATTTTCCGCAAAGAATCTGATCATGACCGTCGGTGCTGCAAGCGGACTGAATGTGATCCTGAAAACAATCCTGAATCCTGGAGAAGAGGTGATCGTTTTTGCGCCATATTTTCTGGAATACGGTGCATATGTCCGCAATTATGATGGTGTCCTTGTGGAAATCTCTCCAGATACCACAACCTTCCAGCCAAATCTCGCTGAGTTTGAACAGAAGATCACACCGAAGACAAGAGCAGTTATCGTAAATACCCCGCACAATCCTACCGGAGTTGTATATTCAGAAGAAACGATCAAGAAACTTTCCGCAATCCTGGAAGCAAAACAGAAAGAGTTCGGAAGTGTGATCTACCTGATCTCCGATGAGCCATACCGTGAGCTGGCTTATGATGGCGTGGAGGTCCCATACCTGACGAAATATTATAACAATACTGTTGTGGGCTATTCCTACAGCAAATCTCTTTCCCTTCCGGGTGAACGTATCGGATATCTGGTGATCCCTGATGAGGCAGACGGAAGCGAAGAGCTGATCTCTGCAGCAACCATTGCAAACCGTACACTTGGCTGTGTAAATGCACCGTCCCTGATCCAGAAGGTAGTTGCAAAATGTGTAGACGCCAAGACTGATCTTGTAGCTTATGATAAAAATCGGCAGGCACTTTATAATGGCCTGAAAGAATGCGGATTTGAGTGTATCAAACCACAGGGTGCCTTCTATCTCTTTGTAAAATCTCCGGTTGAAGACGAAAAAGCCTTCTGTGAAGCCGGTAAGAAATATAACATCCTTATGGTACCGGGAAGCTCCTTCGCATGCCCCGGTTATGTGAGACTTGCATATTGTGTATCCTATGAGACAATTGTGAATTCTCTTCCTGAATTTAAAAAACTTGCAGCAGAGTATGGATTGAAATAA